Proteins from a genomic interval of Scophthalmus maximus strain ysfricsl-2021 chromosome 22, ASM2237912v1, whole genome shotgun sequence:
- the zmym4.1 gene encoding zinc finger MYM-type protein 4 isoform X3 → MAAATGSGDGHQRLATNQVPSARVSGAVNEETDASESMDSDAVDVGDQKLVPVSPPGLSEHGDEDNFVASEKEMENKETEHKETKAAAAPSPASSPSPSQSSVSTNETSRTVLVRGAEPGSTSESGQEAAEVKPEDEFEINEHGDVVRDDGLEQSTAGPDVKEDTDMDETSDFKEETTNTDIDSKEVIDTQQQQEEEEESHVCKPKVSTADDLDEMMDIGTVDQSEQEAQMKEEEQQNSLESSRSPWTSTTVSVAEEDEETDVKPTILPPPPPVEEQAEDVKVSLDTMQCSSSPSSVATVSTERDSSSPAMNGMKVVKLPLPRVTTEANPSTQSSPSPPLVKVKDEPVDEEYDQALVSSTASVKDEPDTAMEDLRIESVFSVTPTVEAKKLPTVYPSSAHMSCSYCKKSLMKGQTAFQRKGSPALFCSTACLTVSLSALRGATKICCHCQKVILRPQDVILAPDEKGAMKEFCSQNCLTSFNYKKNPSSYRKTDAAAAKQPPLHGPPSLCSMCTRYCISKHEVILSGAVHKMCSDACFNRFRTLNNLSMACCADCGSYCHTKPLMLKTEDGSKTVCNSECLAKYKEKSKIHQPCLMCRTTRLLAETIDNRNSDDSVNFFCSSSCVMAFKVQTVSASGARLDCDSCGKNTVPAYHLAMSDTSIRNFCTLPCVMVFQEKFKKSQKQVNVFTKLPIGSTQIQQVAPPAPQQDVGRGPLKLDCSQCNRSITFKPELVQIQDKVVFLCSVDCAHEFKKANYVTSLCEYCKIEKITRDAKRIDNKDCYFCSDGCKLLFRHDLTKNWGKHCHSCVYCHCVSKKLVTAQYGGTTEEFCSEDCRSKYTMLFCHVAKCDTCGCKGKLRQTLPLLGSVKHFCDLSCLLQFCSLTVSTQGEVFKGTSEVTPVIGNVISLAGPPMVKPITTDRSAQQSTKTFGHISVQTDTIKAPPPPAPKILKNKALLCRPLVQNKGVSCKAQTADAEVQTDDAFPKMMILPVPVPVYVPVPMNMYSQCTPRPVGLPVPLPVPMFLPVTMNSAERIVETIQEIKAKIPSDPFEAELILMAEMVAEQDEKNNKQERTKAKVVEKKTERHEAPAPDDHASNYSDDLDTDDLASFLNNWEDASSDAGLRSPSRLYAPEKLNPVADAPAGMPFSEPLPPAPPPMDVEADFSVETLESMARLREQSPQAPSPPPAAPRRRQSHRKAREKRGRKSQRSSKAAQAASQRASSDVAVAVELPKLKSQYGVDAWKRWIQWRETQPNLEKPRFGSRPIELKEDVLQCTTAELSYGLCCFINEVKRPNGELYSPDSLFYLCLGIQKYLFEKGRVENIFMDRFYNKFSTDFTTMLRSFKPSITTSGYVHSRVEEEFLWDCKQLGAYSPIVLLNTLIFFCCKYFGFTTAEQHRQLSFAHVMRCTKTNPDSTKTTFLRFYPPISVTEAEQADPEVPAKKRKEEESKEEILEMTENTENPLRCPVRLYEFYLSKCSESVKQRTNLFYLLPERCCVPNSPLWFSSADLDDGTLDAMLIRILTVRELHLKKRKGEETEQTTPSDPPFIPEEEEEEEEEEDGDSE, encoded by the exons ATGGCGGCGGCTACGGGAAGCGGCGATGGACACCAGCGTCTCGCCACCAATCAAGTCCCGTCTGCCCGAGTCAGTGGCGCG GTAAACGAGGAGACAGATGCGTCAGAGTCCATGGACTCTGACGCAGTGGACGTCGGAGACCAAAAGCTTGTTCCTGTATCTCCTCCTGGACTTTCTGAACACGGAGACGAGGACAATTTTGTTGCTTcggaaaaagaaatggaaaataaagaaacgGAACACAAAGAAACTAAAGCAGCCGCGGCCCCTTCTCCTGcgtcttcaccttcaccttcacagTCGTCCGTCTCTACAAACGAGACATCCAGAACAGTTTTGGTTCGTGGTGCTGAGCCGGGCAGCACCTCGGAGTCGGGGCAGGAGGCTGCTGAGGTGAAACCTGAGGACGAGTTTGAGATAAATGAACACGGTGATGTTGTGAGGGACGACGGCTTAGAGCAAAGCACGGCAGGACCAGATGTGAAAGAGGACACGGATATGGACGAGACTTCGGATTTCAAAGAGGAGACGACAAACACGGACATCGACTCTAAGGAGGTCATcgacacgcagcagcagcaggaggaggaggaggagtcacacGTCTGTAAACCGAAGGTCTCCACAGCCGACGACCTGGACGAAATGATGGACATCGGCACGGTGGATCAGTCGGAACAGGAAGCtcagatgaaagaggaggagcaacagAATAGTTTGGAAAGCAGCCGCTCTCCTTGGACTTCGACTACAG TCTCCGTAgccgaggaggatgaggaaacGGACGTGAAACCCACTATTTTGCCGCCACCACCTCCTGTGGAGGAGCAAGCGGAGGACGTGAAAGTGTCTCTGGACACGATGCAGTGCAGCTCGTCTCCGTCGTCTGTTGCCACAGTCAGTACAG AAAGAGACAGCTCATCGCCAGCGATGAACGGGATGAAGGTAGTTAAGCTTCCGCTACCAAGAGTAACCACT GAGGCTAATCCGTCGACACAGtcgtctccttctccaccttTGGTTAAGGTGAAGGACGAGCCCGTAGACGAGGAGTACGACCAGGCCCTGGTGTCTTCTACAGCGAGCGTGAAGGATGAGCCGGACACTGCCATG GAGGACCTGAGGATCGAGTCAGTCTTCTCTGTGACGCCGACCGTCGAAGCGAAGAAGCTGCCCACCGTATACCCGTCGTCCGCGCACATGTCCTGCTCCTACTGCAAGAAGAGCCTGATGAAGGGACAGACGGCTTTCCAGAGGAAAGGCTCCCCGGCGCTCTTCTGCTCCACCGCCTGCCTCACCGTCTCTCTGTCGGCCCTCAGAGGAGCCACGAAGATCTGCTGCCACTGCCAGAA agTGATACTCCGACCTCAGGACGTCATCCTGGCCCCGGATGAGAAAGGAGCCATGAAGGAATTCTGCAGCCAAAACTGTTTGACCTCCTTCAACTACAAGAAGAATCCCTCCAGCTACAGGAAGACAGACGCTGCTGCGGCAAAACAACCACCGTTGCACGGACCGCCCTCGCTCTGCAGCATGTGCACCAGATACTGCATC AGCAAACACGAGGTGATCCTGAGCGGCGCCGTCCACAAGATGTGCAGCGACGCCTGCTTCAACCGCTTCCGCACGCTGAACAACCTGTCCATGGCCTGCTGCGCCGACTGCGGCTCCTACTGCCACACCAAGCCGCTCATGCTGAAGACGGAGGACGGCAGCAAGACTGTGTGCAACTCCGAGTGTCTGGCCAAGTACAAAGAG AAATCCAAGATACATCAGCCTTGTCTGATGTGTCGAACGACCCGTTTGCTGGCGGAGACGATCGACAACAGAAACAGCGACGACTCTGTGAActtcttctgcagcagcagctgcgtgATGGCGTTCAAGGTTCAAACTGTCAGCGCCTCAG GTGCTCGGCTGGATTGTGATAGCTGTGGGAAAAACACTGTGCCGGCGTATCACCTGGCCATGTCGGACACCTCCATCAGGAACTTCTGCACGCTGCCATGCGTCATGGTTTTTCAG GAGAAGTTCAAGAAGTCCCAGAAGCAGGTGAACGTTTTCACCAAGTTGCCGATTGGATCCACACAAATCCAGCAGGTGGCTCCTCCTGCGCCTCAGCAGGACGTCGGCAGAGGGCCGTTGAAACTGGACTGCTCCCAGTGCAACCGCAGCATAACCTTCAAACCTGAGCTCGTCCAGATCCAG GACAAGGTGGTGTTCCTGTGTAGCGTGGACTGTGCGCACGAGTTCAAGAAGGCCAACTACGTGACGAGCCTGTGCGAATACTGTAAGATCGAGAAGATCACCAGAGACGCCAAGAGAATCGACAACAAAGACTGCTACTTCTGCAGCGACG GTTGTAAGCTCCTCTTCAGACACGACCTGACTAAAAACTGGGGCAAACACTGTCACTCCTGTGTTTACTGCCACTGCGTCTCAAAGAAGCTGGTGACGGCCCAGTACGGAGGCACCACGGAGGAGTTCTGCTCCGAGGACTGCCGGTCCAAATACACCATGCTCTTCTGTCAC gtCGCCAAGTGCGACACCTGCGGGTGCAAAGGGAAACTGAGGCAGACTCTTCCCCTTCTGGGGTCGGTGAAACACTTCTGTGATCTGAGTTGTCTGCTACAGTTCTGCAGCCTGACGGTTTCCACGCAGGGCGAAGTCTTCAAAG GTACAAGCGAGGTCACACCCGTCATCGGCAACGTCATCTCACTCGCAGGCCCTCCGATGGTCAAACCCATCACTACTGACAGATCTGCCCAACAAA GCACCAAGACCTTTGGACAT ATCAGTGTTCAGACCGACACTATtaaagctcctcctcctcctgcccccaaAATCCTGAAGAACAAGGCTCTTCTCTGTCGACCGCTGGTGCAGAACAAAGGAGTTTCCTGTAAAGCGCAGACGGCCGACGCCGAAGTACAAACCG ATGATGCTTTCCCAAAAATGATGATCCTGCCTGTCCCAGTGCCGGTGTATGTTCCTGTACCCATGAACATGTACAGCCAGTGTACCCCCCGACCCGTGGGCCTGCCAGTACCG CTGCCCGTGCCCATGTTCCTCCCCGTGACGATGAACAGCGCCGAGCGCATCGTGGAGACCATCCAGGAGATCAAGGCGAAGATCCCGTCCGATCCCTTCGAGGCCGAGCTCATCCTCATGGCGGAGATGGTGGCCGAACAAGATGAGAAGAACAACAAGCAGGAGAGGACAAAGGCGAAGGTGGTGGAGAAAAAGACGGAGAGACATGAAGCGCCTGCCCCAGACG ACCACGCCAGTAACTACAGTGACGACTTGGACACAGACGACTTGGCCAGTTTCCTCAACAACTGGGAGGACGCGTCCTCCGACGCAGGCCTCAGGTCGCCGAGTCGACTCTACGCGCCGGAGAAGCTCAACCCGGTCGCAGACGCTCCCGCGGGCATGCCTTTCTCTGAGCCCCTGCCTCCTGCTCCGCCTCCCATGGACGTCGAAGCTGACTTCTCTGTTG AAACACTGGAGAGCATGGCCCGGCTGAGAGAGCAGTCCCCTCAGGCTCCGAGCCCGCCGCCCGCAGCTCCACGACGACGGCAAAGTCACAGGAAAGCCAGAGAAAAGAGG GGTCGTAAGTCGCAGCGGTCGTCGAAGGCAGCTCAGGCGGCGTCTCAGAGAGCCTCCTCCGACGTGGCCGTGGCCGTAGAATTGCCAAAACTGAAGAGTCAGTATGGAGTTGACGCCTGGAAGCGATGGATCCAGTGGAGGGAAACTCAGCCCAACCTGGAGAAGCCACGCTTCGGTT CGCGTCCCATCGAGTTAAAGGAGGACGTTCTCCAGTGCACCACCGCCGAGCTGAGCTACGGACTCTGCTGCTTCATCAATGAAGTGAAACGACCAAACGGAGAACTGTACTCACCCGACAGCCTGTTCTACCTCTGTCTCGGCATCCAAAAG tacCTGTTCGAGAAAGGTCGAGTGGAGAATATCTTCATGGATCGCTTCTACAACAAGTTCTCCACCGACTTCACCACAATGCTGAGAAGTTTCAAACCCTCCATCACTACCAGTG GTTACGTCCACTCCCGCGTGGAGGAGGAGTTCCTCTGGGACTGTAAACAGCTGGGGGCGTACTCCCCCATCGTCCTCCTCAACACGCTCATCTTCTTCTGCTGCAAGTACTTCGGCTTCACCACGGCGGAGCAGCACCGGCAGCTGTCCTTCGCCCACGTGATGCGCTGCACCAAAACCAACCCGGACAGCACCAAGACCACCTTCCTGCGCTTCTACCCGCCCATATCCGTAACTGAAGCGGAGCAAG CAGACCCAGAGGTTCCGGCCAAGAAGcgtaaggaggaggagagtaaagAGGAAATCCTGGAGATGACCGAGAACACGGAGAACCCGCTCCGCTGTCCGGTTCGACTCTACGAGTTCTACCTCTCCAAGTG CTCGGAGTCAGTCAAGCAGCGCACCAACCTGTTCTACCTTCTGCCGGAGCGCTGCTGCGTCCCCAACAGCCCCCTGTGGTTCTCCTCCGCCGACCTGGATGATGGCACCCTGGATGCAATGCTCATCCGCATCCTCACTGTCCGAGAGCTGCATCTCaagaagaggaaaggggaagagaCTGAGCAGACGACACCCAGCGACCCACCGTTTAtacccgaggaggaggaggaggaggaggaggaggaggatggggattCAGAGTGA
- the zmym4.1 gene encoding zinc finger MYM-type protein 4 isoform X4, which translates to MAAATGSGDGHQRLATNQVPSARVNEETDASESMDSDAVDVGDQKLVPVSPPGLSEHGDEDNFVASEKEMENKETEHKETKAAAAPSPASSPSPSQSSVSTNETSRTVLVRGAEPGSTSESGQEAAEVKPEDEFEINEHGDVVRDDGLEQSTAGPDVKEDTDMDETSDFKEETTNTDIDSKEVIDTQQQQEEEEESHVCKPKVSTADDLDEMMDIGTVDQSEQEAQMKEEEQQNSLESSRSPWTSTTVSVAEEDEETDVKPTILPPPPPVEEQAEDVKVSLDTMQCSSSPSSVATVSTERDSSSPAMNGMKVVKLPLPRVTTEANPSTQSSPSPPLVKVKDEPVDEEYDQALVSSTASVKDEPDTAMEDLRIESVFSVTPTVEAKKLPTVYPSSAHMSCSYCKKSLMKGQTAFQRKGSPALFCSTACLTVSLSALRGATKICCHCQKVILRPQDVILAPDEKGAMKEFCSQNCLTSFNYKKNPSSYRKTDAAAAKQPPLHGPPSLCSMCTRYCISKHEVILSGAVHKMCSDACFNRFRTLNNLSMACCADCGSYCHTKPLMLKTEDGSKTVCNSECLAKYKEKSKIHQPCLMCRTTRLLAETIDNRNSDDSVNFFCSSSCVMAFKVQTVSASGARLDCDSCGKNTVPAYHLAMSDTSIRNFCTLPCVMVFQEKFKKSQKQVNVFTKLPIGSTQIQQVAPPAPQQDVGRGPLKLDCSQCNRSITFKPELVQIQDKVVFLCSVDCAHEFKKANYVTSLCEYCKIEKITRDAKRIDNKDCYFCSDGCKLLFRHDLTKNWGKHCHSCVYCHCVSKKLVTAQYGGTTEEFCSEDCRSKYTMLFCHVAKCDTCGCKGKLRQTLPLLGSVKHFCDLSCLLQFCSLTVSTQGEVFKGTSEVTPVIGNVISLAGPPMVKPITTDRSAQQSTKTFGHISVQTDTIKAPPPPAPKILKNKALLCRPLVQNKGVSCKAQTADAEVQTDDAFPKMMILPVPVPVYVPVPMNMYSQCTPRPVGLPVPLPVPMFLPVTMNSAERIVETIQEIKAKIPSDPFEAELILMAEMVAEQDEKNNKQERTKAKVVEKKTERHEAPAPDDHASNYSDDLDTDDLASFLNNWEDASSDAGLRSPSRLYAPEKLNPVADAPAGMPFSEPLPPAPPPMDVEADFSVETLESMARLREQSPQAPSPPPAAPRRRQSHRKAREKRGRKSQRSSKAAQAASQRASSDVAVAVELPKLKSQYGVDAWKRWIQWRETQPNLEKPRFGSRPIELKEDVLQCTTAELSYGLCCFINEVKRPNGELYSPDSLFYLCLGIQKYLFEKGRVENIFMDRFYNKFSTDFTTMLRSFKPSITTSGYVHSRVEEEFLWDCKQLGAYSPIVLLNTLIFFCCKYFGFTTAEQHRQLSFAHVMRCTKTNPDSTKTTFLRFYPPISVTEAEQADPEVPAKKRKEEESKEEILEMTENTENPLRCPVRLYEFYLSKCSESVKQRTNLFYLLPERCCVPNSPLWFSSADLDDGTLDAMLIRILTVRELHLKKRKGEETEQTTPSDPPFIPEEEEEEEEEEDGDSE; encoded by the exons ATGGCGGCGGCTACGGGAAGCGGCGATGGACACCAGCGTCTCGCCACCAATCAAGTCCCGTCTGCCCGA GTAAACGAGGAGACAGATGCGTCAGAGTCCATGGACTCTGACGCAGTGGACGTCGGAGACCAAAAGCTTGTTCCTGTATCTCCTCCTGGACTTTCTGAACACGGAGACGAGGACAATTTTGTTGCTTcggaaaaagaaatggaaaataaagaaacgGAACACAAAGAAACTAAAGCAGCCGCGGCCCCTTCTCCTGcgtcttcaccttcaccttcacagTCGTCCGTCTCTACAAACGAGACATCCAGAACAGTTTTGGTTCGTGGTGCTGAGCCGGGCAGCACCTCGGAGTCGGGGCAGGAGGCTGCTGAGGTGAAACCTGAGGACGAGTTTGAGATAAATGAACACGGTGATGTTGTGAGGGACGACGGCTTAGAGCAAAGCACGGCAGGACCAGATGTGAAAGAGGACACGGATATGGACGAGACTTCGGATTTCAAAGAGGAGACGACAAACACGGACATCGACTCTAAGGAGGTCATcgacacgcagcagcagcaggaggaggaggaggagtcacacGTCTGTAAACCGAAGGTCTCCACAGCCGACGACCTGGACGAAATGATGGACATCGGCACGGTGGATCAGTCGGAACAGGAAGCtcagatgaaagaggaggagcaacagAATAGTTTGGAAAGCAGCCGCTCTCCTTGGACTTCGACTACAG TCTCCGTAgccgaggaggatgaggaaacGGACGTGAAACCCACTATTTTGCCGCCACCACCTCCTGTGGAGGAGCAAGCGGAGGACGTGAAAGTGTCTCTGGACACGATGCAGTGCAGCTCGTCTCCGTCGTCTGTTGCCACAGTCAGTACAG AAAGAGACAGCTCATCGCCAGCGATGAACGGGATGAAGGTAGTTAAGCTTCCGCTACCAAGAGTAACCACT GAGGCTAATCCGTCGACACAGtcgtctccttctccaccttTGGTTAAGGTGAAGGACGAGCCCGTAGACGAGGAGTACGACCAGGCCCTGGTGTCTTCTACAGCGAGCGTGAAGGATGAGCCGGACACTGCCATG GAGGACCTGAGGATCGAGTCAGTCTTCTCTGTGACGCCGACCGTCGAAGCGAAGAAGCTGCCCACCGTATACCCGTCGTCCGCGCACATGTCCTGCTCCTACTGCAAGAAGAGCCTGATGAAGGGACAGACGGCTTTCCAGAGGAAAGGCTCCCCGGCGCTCTTCTGCTCCACCGCCTGCCTCACCGTCTCTCTGTCGGCCCTCAGAGGAGCCACGAAGATCTGCTGCCACTGCCAGAA agTGATACTCCGACCTCAGGACGTCATCCTGGCCCCGGATGAGAAAGGAGCCATGAAGGAATTCTGCAGCCAAAACTGTTTGACCTCCTTCAACTACAAGAAGAATCCCTCCAGCTACAGGAAGACAGACGCTGCTGCGGCAAAACAACCACCGTTGCACGGACCGCCCTCGCTCTGCAGCATGTGCACCAGATACTGCATC AGCAAACACGAGGTGATCCTGAGCGGCGCCGTCCACAAGATGTGCAGCGACGCCTGCTTCAACCGCTTCCGCACGCTGAACAACCTGTCCATGGCCTGCTGCGCCGACTGCGGCTCCTACTGCCACACCAAGCCGCTCATGCTGAAGACGGAGGACGGCAGCAAGACTGTGTGCAACTCCGAGTGTCTGGCCAAGTACAAAGAG AAATCCAAGATACATCAGCCTTGTCTGATGTGTCGAACGACCCGTTTGCTGGCGGAGACGATCGACAACAGAAACAGCGACGACTCTGTGAActtcttctgcagcagcagctgcgtgATGGCGTTCAAGGTTCAAACTGTCAGCGCCTCAG GTGCTCGGCTGGATTGTGATAGCTGTGGGAAAAACACTGTGCCGGCGTATCACCTGGCCATGTCGGACACCTCCATCAGGAACTTCTGCACGCTGCCATGCGTCATGGTTTTTCAG GAGAAGTTCAAGAAGTCCCAGAAGCAGGTGAACGTTTTCACCAAGTTGCCGATTGGATCCACACAAATCCAGCAGGTGGCTCCTCCTGCGCCTCAGCAGGACGTCGGCAGAGGGCCGTTGAAACTGGACTGCTCCCAGTGCAACCGCAGCATAACCTTCAAACCTGAGCTCGTCCAGATCCAG GACAAGGTGGTGTTCCTGTGTAGCGTGGACTGTGCGCACGAGTTCAAGAAGGCCAACTACGTGACGAGCCTGTGCGAATACTGTAAGATCGAGAAGATCACCAGAGACGCCAAGAGAATCGACAACAAAGACTGCTACTTCTGCAGCGACG GTTGTAAGCTCCTCTTCAGACACGACCTGACTAAAAACTGGGGCAAACACTGTCACTCCTGTGTTTACTGCCACTGCGTCTCAAAGAAGCTGGTGACGGCCCAGTACGGAGGCACCACGGAGGAGTTCTGCTCCGAGGACTGCCGGTCCAAATACACCATGCTCTTCTGTCAC gtCGCCAAGTGCGACACCTGCGGGTGCAAAGGGAAACTGAGGCAGACTCTTCCCCTTCTGGGGTCGGTGAAACACTTCTGTGATCTGAGTTGTCTGCTACAGTTCTGCAGCCTGACGGTTTCCACGCAGGGCGAAGTCTTCAAAG GTACAAGCGAGGTCACACCCGTCATCGGCAACGTCATCTCACTCGCAGGCCCTCCGATGGTCAAACCCATCACTACTGACAGATCTGCCCAACAAA GCACCAAGACCTTTGGACAT ATCAGTGTTCAGACCGACACTATtaaagctcctcctcctcctgcccccaaAATCCTGAAGAACAAGGCTCTTCTCTGTCGACCGCTGGTGCAGAACAAAGGAGTTTCCTGTAAAGCGCAGACGGCCGACGCCGAAGTACAAACCG ATGATGCTTTCCCAAAAATGATGATCCTGCCTGTCCCAGTGCCGGTGTATGTTCCTGTACCCATGAACATGTACAGCCAGTGTACCCCCCGACCCGTGGGCCTGCCAGTACCG CTGCCCGTGCCCATGTTCCTCCCCGTGACGATGAACAGCGCCGAGCGCATCGTGGAGACCATCCAGGAGATCAAGGCGAAGATCCCGTCCGATCCCTTCGAGGCCGAGCTCATCCTCATGGCGGAGATGGTGGCCGAACAAGATGAGAAGAACAACAAGCAGGAGAGGACAAAGGCGAAGGTGGTGGAGAAAAAGACGGAGAGACATGAAGCGCCTGCCCCAGACG ACCACGCCAGTAACTACAGTGACGACTTGGACACAGACGACTTGGCCAGTTTCCTCAACAACTGGGAGGACGCGTCCTCCGACGCAGGCCTCAGGTCGCCGAGTCGACTCTACGCGCCGGAGAAGCTCAACCCGGTCGCAGACGCTCCCGCGGGCATGCCTTTCTCTGAGCCCCTGCCTCCTGCTCCGCCTCCCATGGACGTCGAAGCTGACTTCTCTGTTG AAACACTGGAGAGCATGGCCCGGCTGAGAGAGCAGTCCCCTCAGGCTCCGAGCCCGCCGCCCGCAGCTCCACGACGACGGCAAAGTCACAGGAAAGCCAGAGAAAAGAGG GGTCGTAAGTCGCAGCGGTCGTCGAAGGCAGCTCAGGCGGCGTCTCAGAGAGCCTCCTCCGACGTGGCCGTGGCCGTAGAATTGCCAAAACTGAAGAGTCAGTATGGAGTTGACGCCTGGAAGCGATGGATCCAGTGGAGGGAAACTCAGCCCAACCTGGAGAAGCCACGCTTCGGTT CGCGTCCCATCGAGTTAAAGGAGGACGTTCTCCAGTGCACCACCGCCGAGCTGAGCTACGGACTCTGCTGCTTCATCAATGAAGTGAAACGACCAAACGGAGAACTGTACTCACCCGACAGCCTGTTCTACCTCTGTCTCGGCATCCAAAAG tacCTGTTCGAGAAAGGTCGAGTGGAGAATATCTTCATGGATCGCTTCTACAACAAGTTCTCCACCGACTTCACCACAATGCTGAGAAGTTTCAAACCCTCCATCACTACCAGTG GTTACGTCCACTCCCGCGTGGAGGAGGAGTTCCTCTGGGACTGTAAACAGCTGGGGGCGTACTCCCCCATCGTCCTCCTCAACACGCTCATCTTCTTCTGCTGCAAGTACTTCGGCTTCACCACGGCGGAGCAGCACCGGCAGCTGTCCTTCGCCCACGTGATGCGCTGCACCAAAACCAACCCGGACAGCACCAAGACCACCTTCCTGCGCTTCTACCCGCCCATATCCGTAACTGAAGCGGAGCAAG CAGACCCAGAGGTTCCGGCCAAGAAGcgtaaggaggaggagagtaaagAGGAAATCCTGGAGATGACCGAGAACACGGAGAACCCGCTCCGCTGTCCGGTTCGACTCTACGAGTTCTACCTCTCCAAGTG CTCGGAGTCAGTCAAGCAGCGCACCAACCTGTTCTACCTTCTGCCGGAGCGCTGCTGCGTCCCCAACAGCCCCCTGTGGTTCTCCTCCGCCGACCTGGATGATGGCACCCTGGATGCAATGCTCATCCGCATCCTCACTGTCCGAGAGCTGCATCTCaagaagaggaaaggggaagagaCTGAGCAGACGACACCCAGCGACCCACCGTTTAtacccgaggaggaggaggaggaggaggaggaggaggatggggattCAGAGTGA